One window of the Candidatus Tisiphia endosymbiont of Sialis lutaria genome contains the following:
- a CDS encoding RP853 family protein, with protein sequence MNIFNSTNISICRKSICEELINNITKQTCLTLANVIAIDYEIRLKSIPEINVHIGNCIGKLRTFFGQKVITDDSFSTVLMLFSVAISTDAVDYQDRDNILNKSEDIVVDTLINTNFGDTNSEERGVIKQVLKGLLAAKNNYELTNFIQVEPEIFRTTVMHAVKKYQQPKEVSDNVQLEINRIVTVAAKHNKKTEIFKQATSKIITAISVLAVGAISVATAGATFAFMVVPASILAIEYAPKIGEKMGGMILSADKSMSEEEQKITTLKTNLLKNNKEFLTKQQSVEHNVAKEHLLSSGVKSVVNQKYSTIKTQLQPNLPNKSSLQNSKSSGYVKQR encoded by the coding sequence ATGAACATCTTCAACAGTACAAATATTTCTATATGCAGAAAAAGCATATGTGAAGAGTTAATTAATAATATAACAAAACAAACATGTTTAACACTTGCTAATGTCATAGCTATTGATTACGAAATTAGACTTAAATCAATACCTGAAATTAATGTGCATATAGGTAATTGCATTGGTAAATTACGAACTTTTTTTGGTCAAAAAGTTATTACTGATGATAGTTTTTCAACAGTATTAATGTTGTTTTCGGTAGCAATCTCTACAGATGCAGTAGACTATCAGGATAGAGATAATATTCTAAACAAATCAGAAGATATAGTAGTTGATACACTAATAAATACAAATTTTGGTGATACAAATTCTGAAGAGAGGGGAGTAATCAAACAAGTGCTAAAAGGTTTGTTGGCAGCAAAAAATAATTATGAATTAACAAACTTTATTCAAGTTGAACCAGAAATATTTCGTACAACAGTAATGCATGCGGTAAAAAAATATCAACAGCCTAAAGAGGTAAGTGATAATGTTCAATTGGAAATTAATAGAATAGTAACTGTTGCAGCAAAACATAATAAGAAAACGGAAATATTTAAACAAGCAACCAGCAAAATTATAACGGCTATTAGTGTTTTAGCAGTTGGGGCGATTAGTGTTGCAACAGCCGGGGCTACATTTGCTTTTATGGTAGTCCCGGCTTCTATTCTAGCAATAGAATATGCTCCCAAAATAGGAGAGAAGATGGGGGGGATGATTCTTAGTGCTGATAAATCGATGAGTGAGGAAGAACAAAAAATTACTACTCTAAAAACTAATTTGTTAAAAAATAATAAAGAATTTTTGACCAAACAACAATCTGTAGAGCATAATGTTGCAAAGGAACATCTATTGAGTAGTGGGGTAAAGTCTGTAGTTAATCAAAAATATAGTACAATAAAGACTCAGCTACAGCCCAACTTGCCTAATAAAAGTTCTTTACAAAATAGCAAGTCCTCAGGATATGTTAAACAAAGGTAA
- a CDS encoding DMT family transporter has translation MLVTWILLIFAGLFEIGFSISLKLSDGFTKIKPIIAFIGFSILSFICLSKTLDKLPLGTAYLLWTGIGAVGTVIVGIVYFNEPYSAMRVFFISTMIISMIGLKLS, from the coding sequence ATGCTAGTAACTTGGATTCTCCTTATATTTGCCGGATTATTTGAAATAGGTTTTTCTATATCGCTAAAATTATCAGATGGGTTTACCAAAATAAAACCTATTATAGCTTTTATTGGCTTTTCAATATTAAGCTTTATTTGTCTTAGTAAAACTCTAGATAAGCTACCTCTTGGCACTGCTTATCTTCTATGGACTGGTATCGGAGCGGTAGGAACAGTCATAGTAGGAATAGTGTATTTTAATGAGCCATATTCTGCTATGCGAGTTTTCTTTATTAGTACTATGATAATTTCCATGATAGGTTTGAAGTTATCTTAA
- the lpxK gene encoding tetraacyldisaccharide 4'-kinase, with amino-acid sequence MIRLIYPKFWQSKNIIAYLLLPLSWLYLFASYLRRITARPIIFPCKVICVGNISIGGTGKTQIVIFLAQLLKAINIDFIIITKGYGSNLQAALLVEAHHTVADVGDETVMLLKYGKVIAAKKIQDIEPFIERIKPKVIIVDDSMQNPNFHKDIVILSVDANRLFGNGFLIPAGPLRQYPKQAIDKADIVISVGSDSFLSYKKYPFLYSKQKSIQAQIVPSINIDKTKNYFAFSGIGNPERFLSTLENYGLQLIGHKIFPDHHQYSAEDLEYLKEQSKKSNSLLITTRKDYVRICDTDLSVICCDVHLLLNNQQLLVDLIYEKII; translated from the coding sequence ATGATCAGGCTTATTTACCCTAAATTTTGGCAAAGTAAAAATATTATTGCCTATTTATTATTACCATTAAGCTGGTTATATCTTTTTGCTAGTTATCTACGAAGGATCACAGCTCGCCCAATAATATTTCCTTGTAAAGTAATTTGCGTTGGTAATATAAGCATCGGGGGTACTGGTAAAACTCAAATAGTAATTTTCCTTGCTCAACTATTGAAAGCTATTAATATTGATTTTATAATTATCACTAAAGGTTATGGTAGTAATCTTCAAGCAGCATTGTTAGTTGAAGCACACCATACAGTAGCAGATGTCGGGGATGAAACAGTAATGCTGTTAAAATATGGTAAAGTCATTGCCGCAAAGAAAATTCAAGATATAGAGCCTTTTATAGAAAGGATTAAGCCAAAGGTGATTATAGTAGATGACTCGATGCAGAATCCTAATTTTCATAAGGATATTGTTATTCTGTCAGTTGATGCTAATAGATTATTTGGCAATGGGTTCTTAATTCCAGCTGGTCCTCTGCGTCAATACCCCAAACAAGCTATTGACAAAGCTGATATAGTTATTTCAGTAGGTTCTGATTCTTTTCTCTCATATAAGAAGTATCCATTTCTATACTCAAAGCAGAAGAGTATACAAGCTCAAATAGTTCCCTCTATAAATATCGACAAGACAAAAAATTATTTTGCCTTTAGTGGTATAGGAAATCCTGAAAGGTTTCTCTCTACATTAGAAAATTATGGATTGCAGTTAATCGGTCATAAGATTTTCCCTGATCATCATCAATATTCTGCAGAAGATTTAGAATATTTAAAAGAACAATCAAAAAAATCTAACTCTCTGCTAATAACCACTAGAAAAGATTACGTAAGAATATGCGATACTGATCTGTCCGTAATATGTTGCGATGTGCATTTATTATTAAATAATCAACAATTATTAGTAGATTTAATATATGAAAAAATTATTTAA
- a CDS encoding lipid A biosynthesis lauroyl acyltransferase (Acylates the intermediate (KDO)2-lipid IVA to form (KDO)2-(lauroyl)-lipid IVA) yields the protein MKKLFKNIIYLLEYFFVLIVLKILGALGIDKSVNICRSLARKIGPLLPVNKVAKENIQNILGNNLYTNEGSINSQAIVNQVWDNFGSFIGEFPYVNKMSEEELSRRIEISGLENIIEFQKSQQPFLFFTGHFANWDFALKISNKFYHKFAIIYRKLNNPYVDKLINDTRISNDIKLIPKGTQGVRELISAIKSGYAIGMLVDQKMNNGIEVPFLGQPAMTAQAIAKIALQFSYPIIPLQVVRTNSNNSYFKIIIHPPIKLQKTNNNQTDCYNIMVTINQILGNWVKENPGQWFWFHNRWKKNHNKYSKNAYSKIK from the coding sequence ATGAAAAAATTATTTAAAAATATTATATATTTACTTGAATATTTTTTTGTTTTAATAGTACTAAAAATACTAGGGGCATTGGGTATTGACAAATCTGTAAATATTTGTCGATCCTTAGCAAGGAAAATAGGTCCTTTGTTACCAGTTAATAAAGTTGCAAAAGAAAATATTCAAAATATTCTTGGCAATAATCTATACACAAATGAAGGATCCATAAATTCTCAAGCAATCGTTAATCAAGTATGGGATAATTTTGGCAGTTTTATAGGAGAATTTCCATATGTTAATAAGATGTCAGAGGAAGAATTATCTAGACGAATAGAGATAAGTGGTCTTGAGAATATAATAGAATTCCAGAAATCACAGCAACCATTCTTATTCTTTACTGGACATTTTGCTAATTGGGATTTTGCTCTTAAAATTAGCAATAAATTTTATCATAAATTTGCTATTATCTACCGCAAATTAAATAATCCTTATGTTGACAAACTAATTAACGATACGCGTATAAGTAATGATATAAAGCTAATTCCCAAAGGAACACAAGGGGTAAGAGAGCTAATATCTGCTATTAAATCAGGATATGCAATTGGTATGCTGGTAGATCAAAAAATGAATAATGGTATTGAAGTACCATTTTTAGGGCAACCAGCCATGACTGCTCAGGCAATTGCTAAAATTGCATTACAGTTCAGCTACCCAATTATACCATTACAAGTGGTTCGCACTAATAGTAATAACAGTTATTTTAAAATTATTATTCATCCGCCAATAAAATTACAAAAAACTAATAATAATCAAACAGATTGTTATAATATAATGGTTACTATTAACCAAATTTTAGGTAATTGGGTTAAAGAAAACCCAGGACAATGGTTCTGGTTTCATAATAGATGGAAGAAGAATCATAATAAATATTCTAAAAATGCATATTCCAAGATTAAGTAA
- a CDS encoding DUF2674 domain-containing protein: protein MIRVTPPQKIISFAENKSDLDKIAQFIKDDWAIVKLMPYGNYFIGVMEKMQHDNTINAQDQTVYIPPRKKIIFT from the coding sequence ATGATAAGGGTAACACCTCCTCAAAAAATTATATCTTTTGCTGAAAATAAATCTGACCTAGATAAAATTGCTCAATTTATTAAGGACGATTGGGCAATAGTAAAATTAATGCCATATGGTAATTATTTTATTGGCGTCATGGAAAAGATGCAGCATGACAATACCATAAATGCCCAAGATCAAACTGTTTATATACCTCCAAGAAAAAAGATCATTTTTACTTAA
- the rplI gene encoding 50S ribosomal protein L9: MEVILIKPVRKLGKIAEILKVKRGFARNYLIPRKLAIRATELNKQLIETQKHDLEEKDLKIRAEAEAINTIISNKELVFIRQSADDGRLFGSVNNKEIAESLSKASSQSISHLNIILKKPIKSTGAFVVEVRLHADLSTNITVIVARSESEAQDYARINKQDAASPPEGFDQQEVSINDIEQL; encoded by the coding sequence ATGGAAGTTATTTTAATTAAACCCGTAAGAAAGCTCGGGAAGATTGCAGAAATTCTTAAGGTAAAAAGGGGTTTTGCTCGTAATTATCTTATCCCTAGAAAATTAGCAATTAGAGCAACAGAACTCAATAAACAGCTCATAGAAACTCAAAAACATGATCTTGAGGAAAAAGACCTAAAAATAAGAGCTGAGGCAGAAGCTATTAATACTATTATAAGTAATAAAGAATTAGTATTTATTAGACAGTCTGCTGATGATGGCCGATTGTTTGGGTCAGTGAATAATAAAGAAATTGCCGAAAGTTTGTCTAAGGCTTCTTCACAGTCAATATCACATTTAAATATTATTCTTAAGAAGCCGATAAAATCAACCGGTGCCTTTGTCGTAGAGGTTAGGTTACATGCTGATCTTAGCACAAATATAACAGTAATTGTGGCAAGGTCAGAATCTGAAGCACAGGATTACGCAAGAATTAATAAGCAAGATGCTGCTAGCCCTCCTGAGGGTTTTGATCAACAAGAAGTCTCTATTAACGATATAGAGCAGTTATAG
- the rpsR gene encoding 30S ribosomal protein S18, which produces MFENDATDSKSMTKMADKNNKRVFFRKRKGCPLSVANAPIIDYKNPDLLIKFVSEGGRMLPSRITNVCAKKQRKLKNAIKIARILALLPFVFQV; this is translated from the coding sequence ATGTTTGAAAATGATGCTACTGACTCTAAGTCAATGACTAAAATGGCTGATAAAAATAATAAAAGGGTGTTTTTTAGAAAACGTAAAGGTTGCCCTCTTTCTGTTGCTAATGCTCCAATAATTGATTACAAGAACCCTGACTTGTTAATAAAATTTGTATCAGAAGGCGGTAGAATGCTACCTAGCCGAATCACTAATGTATGTGCCAAAAAACAAAGAAAACTAAAAAATGCTATAAAAATTGCTAGAATTCTAGCATTATTGCCTTTTGTGTTTCAAGTTTGA
- the rpsF gene encoding 30S ribosomal protein S6, producing MAFYESVFIIRQDISSADVDKITDDFTKIVENSNGEVVKTEYWGLRSLAYKIGNNKKGHYVFMGLKTDFSVITEMERKMKLSENIIRFININVDSISTEPSPILRSKSLDHEEIVDVTINKDSM from the coding sequence ATGGCTTTTTACGAATCAGTTTTTATCATACGGCAAGATATTTCGTCTGCTGATGTAGATAAAATTACCGATGATTTTACTAAAATTGTTGAAAATAGTAATGGTGAAGTTGTTAAAACTGAATATTGGGGTTTAAGAAGTTTAGCCTATAAGATTGGTAATAACAAAAAAGGACATTATGTTTTTATGGGGCTTAAAACTGACTTTTCAGTAATAACTGAAATGGAAAGGAAAATGAAGCTAAGCGAAAATATTATTAGGTTTATTAATATAAATGTTGACTCAATAAGCACTGAACCTTCACCGATTCTAAGAAGCAAAAGTTTAGATCATGAAGAAATAGTGGATGTAACAATTAATAAAGACTCAATGTAA
- a CDS encoding winged helix-turn-helix domain-containing protein: MFDKLPPRILVIESTKSVNASLSNVMERAWFNLIKTNTVEKAIVLSAINPPDIIIIDSIVQDKLATEIASKIREIDDLARVPIIFLLHPGESLSGYALEDSNFVACLIKPFTSDQLMLLIISLLRRSNLILQDKVIKYKEVSMDLTTYKVTNNGRVIRLGPTEFKILQLFIKSPKVIFSRQDIVNKVWGKDAVIDLRTIDVHINRIRASLNNKNSEVFIKTVRSTGYCLDLPDIQD, from the coding sequence ATGTTTGATAAATTACCACCGAGAATTCTTGTTATAGAATCAACTAAAAGCGTCAACGCTTCTCTGTCTAACGTCATGGAGAGAGCGTGGTTTAACCTTATTAAGACTAATACAGTAGAAAAAGCAATAGTTCTTTCTGCTATTAATCCTCCTGATATAATTATTATTGACTCGATAGTACAAGATAAACTTGCTACAGAGATAGCAAGTAAAATAAGAGAAATTGATGATTTAGCGAGAGTTCCAATAATTTTTTTGTTACATCCAGGAGAATCTCTGTCTGGCTACGCTTTAGAAGATAGCAACTTTGTTGCTTGTCTCATTAAACCATTCACATCAGATCAATTAATGCTCTTAATAATATCTTTATTAAGACGCTCTAATTTAATTCTACAAGATAAAGTTATAAAGTATAAAGAAGTAAGTATGGATCTTACCACTTATAAAGTAACTAATAACGGCAGGGTAATTCGTTTAGGACCAACAGAATTTAAGATTTTACAACTTTTCATAAAATCCCCTAAAGTAATATTTTCTCGTCAAGATATTGTAAACAAAGTGTGGGGAAAGGATGCGGTTATTGACTTACGTACTATTGATGTACATATAAATAGAATAAGAGCATCTCTAAATAACAAAAACTCTGAAGTATTTATAAAAACTGTTCGTTCCACAGGGTATTGCCTTGATTTACCAGATATTCAAGATTAA